The following are encoded in a window of Carya illinoinensis cultivar Pawnee chromosome 15, C.illinoinensisPawnee_v1, whole genome shotgun sequence genomic DNA:
- the LOC122297034 gene encoding disease resistance protein RUN1-like: MAFALYVLGASMFVSPGVTAYTRAGTGGGGFGLRSLLVNTDNATGFEGIGLSLKAICKRNESDFILDIITWVDSIMVNHTFLNVAKYPVGIESRVRDIYQHLSLERNDITCMVGIFGSGGIDNVDELKQLETLAGDHRWFGPGSRIIVTTRDQDLLNISKVDSKYELKFLAYNEARKLFSLHAFEKEEPLDSYAEVFEQSVLQVSYDGLEEREKDMFLDIACFFKGEPLADVITIFESCDFHPNYGIPKLIDKCLITVGYYIWMHDLLQDMGREIVRKESPKQPGARSRLWFHEDIRYVLEETTELQILWSENLVEVHDSVGFLDKLVDLGLYGCPNLKSFPRRLKLRSLRYLTLHKCSKLQNFPQIECKMELLSSIRLEGTAIKEWPSSIIGYLTLALNLLSLKQCVHQLQNQNELCLSAYSIILLGEDEPDSSINGCFTGIEHLSIEGSLVDLVRLPISVPHLQHLKSLSLANHPNLAIHEIHSSIGYLTGLKKLRLTRSLFFDGYPSPVFNNWYLDGFSIYCSSTLQELDLSQSGIVRLPPSIESFVELRILKLWECYNLKEILYLPPNIRELDASECFSLERFPEASTKFQFNTCGLRELRCCHKLVANIGRQVPNPSFVEGIRFQIGLAILRSNSHSWELDISGPLYLDEIIGFVFCAVLGSDPDGSYGVLADICVSINGNRLVELTDFYIYDGYDYADWDDGVWDHVYLNYSFPKSIEQCYGVDSDFAEAEGGSEGSLKEEVLAPRSVPQEGLDNLEKAYLAPGVVRDMVVGAGGLSIAD, translated from the exons tgCAACTGGGTTTGAAGGAATTGGTTTATCATTGAAAGCCATATGTAAAAG GAATGAATCAGACTTTATTCTGGACATCATTACATGGGTGGACTCAATAATGGTAAATCATACATTTCTTAATGTTGCTAAGTATCCGGTTGGAATAGAGTCTCGTGTACGAGACATTTATCAGCATTTAAGTTTGGAAAGGAATGATATTACATGCATGGTGGGGATATTCGGATCCGGTGGAATTG ATAATGTGGATGAGTTGAAACAACTAGAAACATTAGCCGGAGATCATAGATGGTTTGGTCCAGGAAGTAGAATCATCGTAACAACAAGAGATCAagatttattaaatatctctaAAGTTGATTCAAAATACGAGTTGAAGTTTTTGGCATACAATGAAGCTCGTAAACTCTTTAGCTTGCATGcttttgagaaagaagaaccacTTGATAGTTATGCAGAAGTCTTTGAACAA AGTGTACTTCAAGTAAGTTATGATGGACTAGAGGAACGTGAGAAGGACATGTTTCTtgatattgcatgtttcttcaaaGGAGAACCTTTGGCTGATGTCATTACAATATTTGAGAGTTGTGATTTCCATCCTAATTATGGTATCCCGAAGCTTATAGACAAGTGTCTTATCACTGTTGGGTATTATATTTGGATGCACGACTTGCTACAGGATATGGGCAGAGAAATTGTCAGAAAGGAATCACCCAAACAACCAGGCGCACGTAGTAGATTATGGTTTCATGAAGACATTCGCTATGTACTAGAGGAAACTACT GAATTGCAAATTCTGTGGTCTGAAAATTTAGTTGAAGTTCATGATTCTGTTGGATTTCTCGATAAGCTTGTTGATTTGGGTCTTTATGGATGCCCTAACCTGAAGAGTTTTCCAAGGCGTCTCAAGTTGAGATCTCTAAGATACCTTACACTTCATAAATGTTCAAAACTTCAAAACTTTCCACAAATCGAGTGTAAAATGGAACTTTTAAGTTCCATTCGTTTGGAGGGCACTGCAATAAAAGAATGGCCTTCATCCATTATTGGGTACCTCACTCTTGCTCTTAATTTGTTATCTCTGAAACAATGCGTTCATCAGTTGCAAAATCAAAATGAGCTTTGTCTTAGTGCCTACTCTATAATATTGCTTGGAGAAGATGAACCGGATTCATCCATTAATGGATGCTTCACTGGGATTGAACATTTATCTATAGAAGGAAGCCTCGTGGACTTGGTGCGACTCCCAATCAGCGTTCCTCATTTACAACATCTAAAGAGTCTTTCTCTCGCTAATCATCCAAATCTTGCAATACATGAAATACATTCATCCATTGGGTACCTCACTGGGCTTAAAAAGTTGCGCCTAACAAGATCCCTATTCTTTGATGGGTATCCGTCGCCGGTTTTTAATAATTGGTATCTTGATGGCTTTTCAATTTATTGTTCATCCACTTTGCAAGAGTTAGATCTATCTCAAAGTGGTATTGTTAGGCTTCCTCCGAGTATCGAAAGCTTTGTTGaattgaggattctcaaattgtGGGAATGCTACAACCTTAAAGAAATTCTATATCTTCCACCAAATATACGAGAGCTAGATGCTAGTGAGTGTTTCTCCTTGGAAAGATTCCCAGAAGCATCAacaaaatttcaattcaatacATGTGGCTTACGAGAGTTAAGATGTTGCCATAAATTGGTTGCAAATATAGGGCGTCAAGTGCCAAATCCTTCATTTGTTGAG GGAATAAGATTCCAGATTGGTTTAGCCATACTAAGGTCAAATAGTCATTCCTGGGAATTGGATATTAGTGGGCCCTTGTATTTGGATGAAATCATAGGATTTGTTTTCTGTGCTGTTCTTGGATCCGACCCGGATGGATCATATGGAGTGTTGGCcgatatttgtgtttctataaACGGTAACAGACTTGTAGAATTAACAGATTTTTACATATATGATGGCTACGATTATGCAGACTGGGATGATGGAGTCTGGGATCATGTATATCTAAACTACTCATTTCCAAAATCTATCGAGCAATGCTATG GTGTTGACAGTGATTTCGCAGAAGCAGAAGGAGGCTCTGAGGGAAGTTTGAAAGAAGAAGTACTTGCCCCTCGATCTGTGCCCCAAGAAGGCTTGGACAATTTGGAGAAGGCTTACTTGGCACCAG GTGTTGTTCGTGATATGGTTGTTGGTGCAGGGGGTTTAAGCATTGCAGATTAA